The Solanum lycopersicum chromosome 6, SLM_r2.1 genome has a window encoding:
- the LOC138349394 gene encoding uncharacterized protein — MTGTQVGDVASSSTTSRLDFSSPFYLHPSENAGSSLLPGVFDGTGYRSWRRAVLRALSVKSKTGFINGTIVKPTSTDPNFMQWERCDDMVTSWILNSLSPELRDSLQYVNNARELWAELEERYDQTNGCKLYQLQKEINELVQGTLDITKYYTTMKKLWEEMSTVDINSQCTCVCSCGGKTKLQKAEQDRRLIHFLMGLNEMYTTVRGSILMMNTLLSMAQAFAILCQEEKQREVKPHNHTALDSTSLNAYGQYNNNAGYKGFRTDYSSSKGAGSSSGNNMSRGNSSINRSILVCDYCKKSGHTRDRCYKLHGYPSNPKFQKGKRTSTAANVCASDMSEQQSEEEPQMGKQMPISLSKDQYEQLFNILGNIQAGN, encoded by the coding sequence ATGACTGGCACTCAAGTTGGAGATGTTGCTTCTAGTTCAACCACATCTCGTTTGGATTTTTCAAGTCCCTTTTATCTGCATCCTTCAGAGAATGCAGGATCATCATTGTTACCTGGAGTTTTCGATGGTACTGGTTACAGATCTTGGAGAAGAGCAGTCCTCAGAGCACTATCAGTTAAAAGTAAAACAGGTTTCATTAATGGAACAATCGTGAAGCCTACATCTACTGATCCTAACTTCATGCAGTGGGAAAGATGTGATGATATGGTCACATCTTGGATCTTGAATTCTTTGTCTCCAGAGTTGCGAGATAGCCTGCAATATGTGAATAATGCTAGGGAGTTATGGGCAGAATTAGAAGAAAGATATGATCAAACAAATGGATGCAAATTGTACCAGTTACAGAAGGAGATAAATGAACTTGTTCAAGGTACTCTAGACATTACTAAGTACTACACAACAATGAAAAAGCTGTGGGAGGAGATGAGCACAGTTGACATTAATTCTCAATGCACATGTGTGTGTTCTTGTGGAGGTAAAACAAAGCTGCAAAAGGCTGAGCAAGACAGAAGATTGATACATTTTTTGATGGGGTTAAATGAAATGTATACTACTGTTAGAGGTAGTATTCTCATGATGAACACTCTTCTTAGTATGGCTCAAGCTTTTGCTATACTGTGCCAAGAAGAAAAGCAAAGAGAAGTAAAGCCTCATAATCATACAGCCTTGGATTCTACTTCTCTCAATGCTTATGGACAGTACAATAACAATGCAGGTTACAAAGGATTCAGAACAGATTATAGTTCATCTAAAGGGGCTGGATCCAGTTCTGGTAACAATATGTCTAGAGGGAATTCAAGTATCAACAGGTCTATTTTAGTATGTGATTATTGCAAGAAATCAGGACACACGAGAGATAGATGTTATAAACTCCATGGATATCCATCCAATCCAAAGTttcaaaagggaaaaagaacaaGTACTGCAGCAAATGTATGTGCTTCTGATATGAGTGAACAACAATCTGAGGAAGAGCCTCAAATGGGAAAGCAAATGCCAATAAGCCTGTCCAAAGATCAGTACGAACAATTATTCAACATATTGGGAAATATACAAGCTGGAAATTGA